From Acidobacteriota bacterium, a single genomic window includes:
- a CDS encoding NADP-dependent malic enzyme: MEIHQQDALDYHRKGRKGKIEVVATKPCRTQWDLSLAYTPGVAEPCLEIAKSSDLSFEYTARGNLVAVVSNGTAVLGLGNIGPAAGKPVMEGKGVLFKRFADIDVFDLEVDSKEPSEVIRFCQLLEPTFGGINLEDIKAPECFEIEETLRRTMSIPVMHDDQHGTAIISGAAFLNALEIARKDIGKVRVVFNGAGASGIACAEHYIRLGVKRENVVICDSKGVVYAGRGEGMNPYKARLASSTNARTLAEALKDADVFAGLSIPGSVTRDMVRSMADHPIIFALANPVPEISYEDAKAARPDAILATGRSDYPNQVNNVLGFPFIFRGALDVRARAINQEMEIAATRALATLAREDVPDSVLRAYGLRRLSFGPEYIIPKPFDPRVLIWESAAVADAAMRTGVARIQVDLDQYREALSRRLGRTYEVMQSVRQRARAAPKRIVFSEGEREKIIRAAYQINEEKIGRPILIGRQSVIRARLTDLGIQHFEPEIVEPEQSPRLDAYVEEYFRLRQRHGVTLSEARDQMANPNYYGAMMVHMDDAEGFLAGVAQHYPETIRPALQIIRMRENVRRVSGVYVIVTRQQVYFFSDTTVNIEPTTEDLAEIALLAAEVARDFNFEPRIAMLSFSNFGSTRHPMSEKMRRAAELLKQAHPEMMVEGEMMADTAVVPEILEEDYPFSTLKGGANVLIFPDLGSANIAYKLMLRIGGAEALGPILVGMSKPVHVLQRGATVEEIVNMTAIAVAHGRVIASSVKALQHS; encoded by the coding sequence ATGGAAATTCATCAACAGGACGCTCTCGATTATCACCGCAAAGGACGCAAAGGCAAAATCGAGGTTGTCGCCACGAAACCCTGCCGTACGCAATGGGACCTGAGCCTGGCTTACACGCCCGGCGTGGCCGAACCGTGCCTCGAAATTGCAAAATCGTCCGACTTGAGCTTTGAGTACACAGCGCGAGGCAACCTGGTGGCCGTGGTTTCAAATGGAACAGCCGTCCTGGGCCTCGGCAACATCGGGCCGGCGGCTGGCAAGCCCGTCATGGAAGGCAAGGGTGTGCTGTTCAAGCGGTTTGCAGACATAGATGTCTTTGATCTGGAGGTTGATTCCAAAGAGCCCTCCGAGGTTATCAGATTCTGCCAGCTTCTTGAGCCGACCTTCGGCGGCATCAACCTGGAAGACATCAAGGCGCCGGAATGCTTTGAGATTGAGGAGACCTTGCGCCGCACTATGTCGATTCCCGTGATGCACGACGACCAGCACGGAACGGCCATCATTTCCGGCGCAGCATTTCTCAATGCGCTGGAGATTGCCCGTAAGGATATCGGCAAGGTGCGGGTGGTTTTCAACGGCGCCGGGGCTTCCGGAATTGCCTGCGCGGAGCATTACATCCGCCTGGGAGTAAAGCGGGAGAACGTGGTTATCTGCGACTCGAAGGGCGTCGTGTACGCCGGCCGCGGGGAGGGCATGAATCCCTACAAGGCCCGGCTTGCTTCCAGTACCAATGCTCGAACGCTTGCCGAAGCACTGAAAGACGCGGACGTTTTTGCGGGCCTTTCAATTCCGGGCTCCGTCACGCGGGACATGGTCCGGTCCATGGCCGATCATCCCATCATATTTGCCCTCGCTAATCCAGTGCCTGAAATCAGTTATGAAGACGCCAAAGCCGCGCGCCCGGACGCCATCCTGGCCACAGGGCGCTCCGACTATCCGAACCAGGTAAACAACGTGCTGGGATTTCCCTTTATCTTTCGCGGAGCGCTCGACGTCCGCGCGCGCGCCATCAATCAGGAAATGGAGATTGCCGCCACGCGCGCCCTGGCCACTCTTGCCCGGGAGGACGTGCCGGACTCCGTTCTTCGTGCCTATGGGCTGCGGCGGCTCAGCTTCGGCCCGGAGTACATTATTCCCAAACCCTTCGATCCGCGAGTATTGATCTGGGAGTCAGCGGCGGTGGCAGATGCTGCAATGAGGACCGGCGTGGCAAGGATACAGGTGGACCTTGACCAATACCGGGAGGCGCTTTCCAGACGATTGGGGCGAACCTATGAGGTGATGCAAAGCGTCCGGCAGCGTGCCAGGGCGGCGCCCAAGCGCATTGTTTTTTCAGAAGGCGAGCGGGAGAAGATCATTCGGGCCGCTTACCAGATCAATGAGGAAAAGATCGGCCGGCCGATCCTGATCGGCCGCCAGAGTGTGATCCGGGCGCGCCTTACGGACCTTGGCATTCAGCATTTTGAGCCCGAGATCGTTGAGCCGGAGCAGTCGCCACGCCTGGACGCTTATGTGGAGGAATATTTCCGTCTTCGGCAGCGCCACGGAGTGACCTTGAGCGAGGCGCGCGACCAGATGGCCAACCCGAACTACTACGGCGCCATGATGGTGCACATGGATGATGCCGAGGGCTTTCTGGCCGGTGTGGCCCAGCACTACCCGGAAACTATCCGTCCGGCGCTGCAGATCATCCGGATGCGGGAAAACGTTCGGCGTGTCTCAGGCGTCTATGTGATTGTGACCCGGCAGCAGGTTTACTTCTTTTCCGACACCACGGTGAACATCGAGCCGACAACTGAAGACCTGGCGGAGATAGCTCTGCTGGCCGCGGAAGTGGCCCGCGACTTCAACTTTGAGCCCCGTATTGCGATGCTTTCATTTTCGAACTTCGGCAGCACGCGCCATCCGATGTCGGAAAAGATGCGCCGGGCTGCAGAGCTCTTGAAACAAGCCCACCCGGAGATGATGGTGGAAGGAGAAATGATGGCGGACACGGCCGTAGTCCCGGAAATCCTGGAGGAGGATTATCCCTTCTCGACGCTGAAGGGCGGCGCCAACGTGCTCATCTTTCCCGATCTCGGTTCGGCAAACATTGCTTATAAGCTGATGTTGCGCATCGGCGGCGCAGAAGCTCTGGGACCCATTCTGGTGGGTATGTCAAAACCCGTCCACGTGCTTCAGCGCGGCGCCACCGTCGAAGAAATTGTAAACATGACCGCCATCGCCGTGGCCCACGGCCGCGTGATTGCTTCCTCAGTGAAGGCCTTGCAGCATTCCTGA
- a CDS encoding periplasmic heavy metal sensor has translation MKRRAYVYFTLIFVLGIVIGAAGMYSYGWYTGHWHRGFSRRQVIDYLQKELDLSQSQTQQLRQIIRNMDQKESELRDQIAPQFQAIREETRAETRKILNAQQLEKFNEMVKRWDANRKKAVRQPPSPPSK, from the coding sequence ATGAAACGGCGCGCCTACGTCTATTTCACGCTGATATTCGTGCTGGGCATCGTCATCGGGGCCGCCGGGATGTACAGCTACGGCTGGTACACAGGCCACTGGCACCGTGGATTCAGCCGCCGTCAGGTGATTGATTACCTTCAGAAGGAACTGGATCTCTCGCAAAGTCAGACGCAGCAGTTGCGGCAGATTATCCGCAACATGGACCAGAAAGAGTCCGAATTGCGCGACCAGATTGCGCCGCAGTTTCAAGCCATTCGCGAAGAGACCCGCGCCGAAACCCGCAAGATTCTAAATGCGCAGCAACTGGAAAAGTTCAACGAAATGGTAAAACGGTGGGACGCAAACAGGAAAAAGGCCGTGCGCCAGCCGCCATCTCCCCCCTCAAAATAA
- a CDS encoding sigma-70 family RNA polymerase sigma factor, producing MVHSRPDPSQEAEWIRRCQAGETEAFAPLVDAYQRRIFSIVFHLVRRRNDVEDIVQEIFMKAFAAIGSYNSQSSFGTWINRIAVNHCYDYLRRQRSSRITYFWEMSEDGQRQVESHSHNPSNGRLDSSERLAVGDLAGKLLARAPAEDRMILTLKELEDRSIEEISEVLSLKLSTVKVRLHRARKRMIKDFEKWQEGR from the coding sequence ATGGTACACTCTCGGCCAGACCCCAGCCAGGAAGCTGAATGGATCAGACGCTGCCAGGCTGGAGAAACAGAAGCTTTTGCGCCACTGGTTGACGCCTATCAACGGAGAATATTTTCCATTGTTTTCCACCTGGTCCGGCGCAGGAACGATGTGGAAGACATCGTTCAGGAAATATTTATGAAAGCTTTTGCAGCGATCGGGAGTTACAATTCACAGTCGTCGTTTGGAACGTGGATCAATCGGATTGCCGTCAATCACTGTTACGATTATCTTCGCCGTCAACGGTCGTCGCGAATTACCTATTTCTGGGAGATGTCGGAGGATGGACAGCGGCAGGTTGAATCGCACAGCCACAATCCTTCAAACGGCAGACTCGACAGCTCGGAAAGGCTTGCCGTGGGTGACCTTGCCGGCAAATTACTGGCAAGGGCGCCGGCCGAGGACCGCATGATCTTGACTTTGAAGGAACTTGAAGACAGGTCCATCGAGGAAATCTCTGAGGTCCTGAGCCTAAAATTGAGCACGGTTAAGGTACGCTTGCATCGGGCAAGAAAGCGAATGATCAAGGATTTTGAAAAGTGGCAGGAGGGACGGTGA
- a CDS encoding XRE family transcriptional regulator gives MIIGIRLRKLREERKLSQGDIEKRTGLLRCYISRVENGHTVPSLETLERLAAAMEIPLYQLFYEGERPPDLPNLTQRKSTDELAMEIPADRDSRFFQKVKRLLGNINDRDRRLLLYMAQKLANR, from the coding sequence ATGATTATAGGCATTCGTCTGAGGAAACTGCGTGAAGAGCGCAAACTTTCCCAGGGCGACATTGAGAAACGCACGGGACTCCTGCGCTGCTATATTTCCCGGGTCGAGAACGGGCACACGGTGCCTTCTCTCGAGACCTTGGAGCGATTGGCTGCAGCCATGGAGATCCCCCTCTATCAGCTGTTTTATGAGGGGGAAAGACCACCGGACCTCCCTAATCTGACCCAGCGCAAGAGTACCGACGAGCTGGCCATGGAGATTCCGGCAGACCGTGATTCGCGGTTTTTCCAGAAAGTCAAGCGACTGCTTGGCAACATTAATGACCGCGACCGACGGCTGCTGCTCTACATGGCACAGAAGTTAGCGAATCGTTAG
- a CDS encoding glutamine-hydrolyzing GMP synthase, giving the protein METPRPIVVLDFGSQYTQLIARRIREMHVYSMIVPCHLPYDELVNMKPQAVILSGGPSSVYDPESPKCDDRVFQLGVPILGICYGLQLMSHKLGGKVEPAARREYGFAQLEITPPSELFAGLESPLRVWNSHGDHVAEVPPGFRVVGRTENAISAIENVQTRMFAVEFHPEVRHTVSGTEVLRRFVEDVCGATANWYPQSLIEETVRRVRAEVGKERALCALSGGVDSAVAATLVSRAIGDQLICVFVNNGLLRKNEFEEVASALKAQAHLNVRAVDYTDRFLRRLEGVTDPEKKRKIIGEEFIRVFEQEARALGEPRFLVQGTLYPDVIESVSVKGPAATIKSHHNVGGLPRDLKFQLIEPLREMFKDEVRVVGRELGLGDEVISRQPFPGPGLAVRILGAITPERLRIVREADAIVEQEIRAAKLYNDLWQSFAILLPVSSVGVMGDARTYASTIALRAVTSEDGMTADWAKIPPNVLERIATRIVNEVKEVNRVVYDITSKPPGTIEWE; this is encoded by the coding sequence ATGGAAACCCCTCGTCCAATTGTCGTTCTTGATTTCGGGTCGCAATACACGCAGTTAATTGCCCGTCGCATCCGCGAGATGCATGTGTATTCGATGATCGTACCCTGCCATCTGCCGTATGACGAACTGGTTAACATGAAGCCGCAGGCGGTCATCCTATCCGGTGGACCGTCCTCGGTTTACGATCCTGAATCGCCGAAGTGTGACGACCGTGTCTTCCAGCTTGGTGTTCCGATCCTGGGCATCTGCTACGGGCTGCAATTGATGTCCCACAAGCTGGGAGGCAAGGTTGAGCCGGCGGCCCGGCGCGAGTATGGGTTTGCTCAGCTTGAGATTACTCCTCCCAGCGAATTGTTCGCCGGACTTGAGTCGCCCCTGCGCGTCTGGAACAGCCATGGCGACCACGTTGCTGAGGTCCCGCCGGGCTTCCGCGTGGTGGGCCGCACGGAGAACGCGATTTCGGCCATCGAGAACGTTCAAACACGCATGTTTGCCGTAGAGTTCCACCCGGAAGTGCGGCATACAGTTTCAGGCACTGAGGTCCTCCGGCGCTTTGTCGAAGACGTATGTGGCGCCACTGCCAACTGGTATCCGCAATCGCTGATCGAAGAGACGGTCAGGCGGGTACGGGCGGAAGTAGGCAAGGAACGCGCGTTATGCGCGCTATCCGGAGGAGTCGATTCCGCGGTGGCCGCCACGCTGGTGAGCCGGGCGATAGGCGATCAGCTGATCTGTGTTTTTGTGAATAACGGCCTGCTGAGAAAGAATGAATTTGAGGAAGTAGCGTCAGCGCTTAAGGCCCAGGCGCATCTGAATGTGCGGGCTGTCGATTACACAGACCGTTTTCTGCGCCGGCTGGAAGGCGTCACAGATCCGGAGAAGAAACGGAAAATCATCGGAGAAGAATTCATTCGTGTATTTGAGCAGGAAGCCCGTGCCCTGGGCGAGCCGCGATTTCTGGTGCAGGGAACGCTTTACCCTGACGTGATCGAATCAGTATCCGTCAAGGGGCCTGCAGCCACCATCAAGAGCCACCACAACGTCGGCGGCCTGCCACGAGACCTGAAGTTCCAGTTGATCGAACCGTTGCGCGAGATGTTCAAGGACGAAGTCAGGGTTGTAGGGCGCGAGCTGGGGCTTGGCGACGAAGTTATTTCACGCCAGCCATTTCCAGGTCCGGGACTGGCCGTCAGGATCCTGGGCGCAATTACGCCCGAGCGGCTCCGGATTGTTCGCGAAGCAGACGCCATTGTGGAGCAGGAAATACGCGCAGCAAAGCTCTACAATGACTTGTGGCAATCATTTGCGATTCTGCTGCCCGTTTCAAGCGTCGGGGTGATGGGTGACGCAAGGACGTACGCGTCCACCATTGCCTTGCGGGCCGTGACATCCGAAGATGGGATGACAGCCGACTGGGCGAAAATCCCCCCGAACGTTCTCGAACGGATTGCCACCCGCATCGTGAACGAGGTGAAGGAAGTCAACCGAGTTGTCTACGACATTACTTCGAAGCCCCCGGGAACCATCGAGTGGGAATGA